A genomic stretch from Aedes albopictus strain Foshan chromosome 2, AalbF5, whole genome shotgun sequence includes:
- the LOC109429800 gene encoding coiled-coil domain-containing protein 130 homolog, whose amino-acid sequence MGERKGQNHYYPPDYDPKVGSLNKWHGTHALRERARKIHLGIIIIRFEMPYNIWCDGCKNHIGMGVRYNAEKTKIGMYYSTPVYQFRMKCHLCDNHFEIKTDPANLDYVIVSGARRQENRWDPTQNEQIVPETKEVQKKLFDDPMYKLEHGAKDIKTAEDAKPVLGKLYERNSSVWRDDFEANSRLRADFRSTKKQIKQQDDKDKALLAKSGLDIALLPESDTDRRMAALMRLHSAKSIAEKDRDRRVAIITRPALPSTATSEHAKLKVVSAKLDPKNLGIVKRHSTSSAALQLSGVKDIANAPEANVTSAKKPKLLLCNYGSGSSDSD is encoded by the exons ATGGGTGAACGCAAGGGACAGAATCACTACTACCCGCCGGATTACGATCCGAAGGTGGGCAGTTTGAACAAATGGCACGGCACGCACGCCCTTCGGGAGCGAGCCCGCAAGATTCATCTGGGGATCATCATCATACGGTTCGAGATGCCCTACAACATATGGTGCGATGGTTGCAAGAATCACATTGGCATGGGCGTCCGATACAATGCCGAGAAGACCAAAATAGGAAT GTACTATTCCACCCCAGTTTACCAGTTTCGGATGAAGTGTCATCTGTGTGACAACCACTTCGAGATAAAAACAGACCCCGCCAACTTAGACTATGTGATAGTTTCCGGAGCGAGGAGACAGGAAAACAGGTGGGATCCTACGCAAAACGAGCAGATCGTACCGGAAACGAAAGAAGTTCAGAAAAAGCTTTTCGATGATCCAATGTACAAACTCGAGCATGGAGCCAAAGACATCAAAACGGCAGAGGATGCCAAACCGGTGCTGGGTAAGCTGTACGAAAGGAACAGCAGCGTGTGGAGGGACGATTTCGAAGCCAATAGTCGTCTCCGTGCAGATTTTCGA AGTACCAAAAAGCAAATAAAGCAACAGGACGATAAGGATAAAGCATTGTTGGCCAAGTCTGGCCTCGATATAGCGCTTCTCCCGGAAAGTGACACTGACAGGCGGATGGCTGCGTTAATGCGATTACATTCCGCCAAATCCATCGCCGAGAAGGATCGTGACCGAAGGGTAGCCATCATCACTAGACCGGCCTTACCGTCTACGGCGACAAGCGAGCATGCAAAATTGAAAGTCGTTAGCGCAAAACTGGACCCCAAGAATCTTGGAATAGTGAAAAGACATAGCACATCGTCGGCTGCTCTGCAGCTGTCTGGTGTGAAGGATATAGCTAATGCACCTGAAGCGAATGTTACGTCGGCTAAGAAACCGAAACTTTTACTTTGTAACTACGGCTCAGGCTCTAGCGATAGTGATTAA
- the LOC109429799 gene encoding methionine--tRNA ligase, cytoplasmic — protein sequence MIIYTNAGNPFGLKLLICAKFAKKDVQVKTIALNDTELKDMKHLPILQLESGVQLFSTDVAVKYLLQGETPVIQRDEWLEWSTTRLAPALTHNMAVGSRQDPNTKPILNSLVKFLDDCLSRNTFLTGDKLTSADISVWSLLAPDGTLKGAQNIDNLLRWYRAINAMPEVKAALEVLPLKELSFASLKYSNRFEGLHHIVLDPEIIDFEGQVLVDTSDNIAATVQKEEIQAARDSFVAVQERSVPDEKIVLPKVGQKNNLITSALPYVNNVPHLGNIIGCVLSADVFARYSRLCGYNTLYICGTDEYGTATETKALAEKLTPKQICDKYFEIHNSIYRWFGIGFDYFGRTTTAEQTQIVQEMFKDLYAGGFIETRAVDQLLCQKCDRYLADRFVEGTCPYSGCGYEDARGDQCDACGKLINAIELVRPRCKVCNTSPIIRQSSQFFLDLPKIEPRLREWVDKAEHGWTHNARVITRAWLKEGLKSRCITRDLKWGIPVPLEGYEDKVFYVWFDAPIGYISMTSRYSKEWKQWWQPSPETKVDLYQFMAKDNVPFHSVMFPASLIGIDKGYTLVSHIMATEYLNYEDGKFSKSRGIGVFGNDAHDTGIPADVWRFYLCSSRPEGQDSSFSWNDLAARNNNELLKNVGNFVNRALVFCEKCFDSTIPPLVLNDEDYTLLALINRELKGYVHQMEKARLRDGIRHLLAISRYGNQLMQAEEPWVLVKGTDDQKTRAGTVIGLCCNLACLLATLIFPFMPSTARNLYTQLNVQSCHLDADKPQMRIFLPSGHKIGKPAVLFNKIDQAKIDELKKKYAGAQQQPESKPAAAKPASNKQFTSLVEAQKAVDEQAAKVRKVKSTGADKSVWQPEVNILLELKKQLQTLSQPRTSESTAATPAAPTSAPAPETLQSLEAEIAKQGEKVRTLKAGGSEKAVWQPEVTVLLALKEKLAKLTGAPQAAAPASGKKKNKK from the exons ATGATCATCTACACGAACGCCGGAAATCCGTTCGGATTGAAGTTGCTGATCTGTGCCAAATTCGCCAAGAAGGACGTGCAGGTCAAAACAATTGCTTTAAATG ATACCGAGCTGAAGGATATGAAGCATCTGCCGATCTTGCAGCTGGAGAGTGGAGTGCAGCTGTTTTCCACGGACGTGGCGGTCAAGTATCTGCTGCAGGGCGAGACGCCCGTCATCCAGCGGGACGAGTGGTTGGAGTGGTCCACGACTCGGTTGGCTCCGGCATTGACCCACAATATGGCCGTGGGATCGCGGCAGGATCCGAACACGAAACCGATTCTGAACTCTTTGGTGAAGTTCCTGGACGATTGCTTGAGTCGGAACACGTTTCTGACGGGGGACAAGCTGACGTCGGCGGATATTTCCGTTTGGAGTCTGTTGGCCCCGGATGGCACGCTGAAGGGAGCGCAGAACATTGATAATCTGTTGAGATGGTACCGGGCGATTAATGCCATGCCGGAAGTGAAGGCTGCCTTGGAGGTGCTTCCGCTGAAGGAGCTCAGTTTTGCATCGTTGAAGTATTCCAATCGATTCGAGGGACTTCATCACATCGTGCTGGATCCGGAGATCATCGATTTCGAGGGTCAGGTTCTTGTGGACACTTCGGACAACATTGCGGCTACGGTTCAGAAGGAAGAGATTCAGGCGGCACGGGATTCATTTGTGGCCGTTCAGGAGAGGAGTGTTCCGGACGAGAAGATTGTATTGCCGAAGGTCGGTCAGAAGAACAACCTGATCACTTCGGCTTTGCCGTACGTTAACAATGTCCCTCACCTGGGAAACATCATTGGCTGTGTCCTTTCTGCGGACGTCTTCGCTCGGTACTCTCGCTTGTGCGGTTACAATACCCTTTATATCTGCGGTACGGATGAGTACGGAACGGCCACGGAAACCAAGGCCTTGGCCGAGAAGCTCACCCCAAAGCAGATCTGCGACAAGTACTTTGAGATCCACAACTCAATCTACCGGTGGTTCGGAATCGGATTTGACTACTTCGGGCGAACCACGACGGCCGAACAGACACAGATTGTCCAAGAAATGTTCAAGGATCTGTACGCTGGAGGATTCATTGAGACCCGCGCGGTTGATCAACTTCTGTGTCAGAAGTGCGATCGCTACCTGGCGGATCGGTTCGTCGAGGGAACCTGTCCCTACTCGGGTTGTGGCTACGAAGATGCCCGTGGAGATCAATGCGATGCCTGTGGTAAGCTGATCAACGCGATCGAGCTGGTTCGTCCCCGCTGTAAGGTCTGCAACACTTCTCCGATTATCCGACAATCGAGTCAGTTCTTCCTGGATCTACCGAAGATCGAGCCGCGTTTGCGCGAGTGGGTGGACAAGGCGGAACACGGATGGACCCACAACGCCAGAGTTATTACCCGGGCCTGGCTGAAGGAGGGCTTGAAGTCGCGCTGCATCACCCGAGATCTCAAGTGGGGCATTCCAGTTCCCTTGGAGGGTTACGAGGACAAGGTGTTCTACGTGTGGTTCGACGCCCCGATCGGCTATATCTCGATGACCAGTCGCTACAGCAAGGAATGGAAGCAATGGTGGCAACCAAGCCCCGAAACCAAGGTCGATCTGTACCAATTCATGGCCAAGGACAACGTTCCATTCCACTCCGTCATGTTTCCAGCTAGTTTGATCGGTATCGACAAGGGCTACACCCTGGTATCGCACATCATGGCCACGGAATACCTCAACTACGAAGATGGCAAATTCAGCAAGAGTCGTGGCATTGGAGTTTTTGGTAACGACGCCCACGACACCGGAATTCCGGCGGACGTCTGGCGTTTCTACCTGTGCTCGTCCCGTCCAGAAGGTCAAGACTCCAGCTTCAGCTGGAACGACCTAGCTGCCCGAAACAACAACGAGCTGCTCAAGAACGTCGGAAACTTCGTCAACCGGGCTCTCGTCTTCTGCGAGAAGTGCTTCGATTCCACCATTCCTCCGCTGGTCCTGAACGACGAAGACTACACCCTGCTTGCTCTAATCAACCGCGAGCTCAAGGGCTACGTCCATCAAATGGAGAAGGCTCGCCTGCGAGACGGCATCCGTCACTTGCTGGCCATCTCCCGCTACGGAAACCAACTCATGCAAGCCGAAGAACCATGGGTCCTAGTCAAGGGCACGGACGACCAAAAGACCCGCGCCGGCACCGTAATCGGATTGTGCTGCAATCTGGCCTGCCTCCTTGCCACCCTTATCTTCCCATTCATGCCCTCCACAGCTCGCAATCTCTACACCCAGCTGAACGTCCAATCCTGTCACCTAGACGCGGACAAACCTCAAATGCGCATCTTCCTGCCGAGCGGCCACAAAATCGGCAAACCGGCCGTCCTCTTCAATAAGATCGACCAGGCCAAGATCGACGAGCTGAAGAAGAAATACGCCGGAGCCCAACAGCAACCGGAATCCAAACCGGCCGCCGCCAAACCCGCCTCGAACAAGCAGTTCACCTCGCTGGTCGAGGCCCAAAAAGCCGTCGACGAGCAGGCCGCCAAAGTGCGCAAAGTAAAATCCACCGGCGCCGACAAGAGCGTCTGGCAACCGGAAGTCAACATCCTGCTCGAGCTCAAAAAGCAACTGCAGACCCTCAGTCAACCGCGGACATCGGAGAGCACTGCTGCCACCCCGGCGGCTCCCACATCCGCCCCTGCACCGGAAACACTCCAATCCTTGGAAGCCGAGATAGCCAAACAGGGTGAGAAGGTTCGCACCCTCAAAGCGGGCGGTTCGGAAAAGGCTGTCTGGCAGCCGGAAGTCACGGTGCTGCTGGCGCTGAAGGAAAAATTGGCCAAGCTGACTGGTGCTCCGCAGGCGGCGGCTCCCGccagcggtaagaagaagaacaagaagtaa